A single window of Tenericutes bacterium MZ-XQ DNA harbors:
- a CDS encoding purine-nucleoside phosphorylase encodes MPTPHIELENKDLIAKTVLMPGDPLRAKFIAETFLTKVVQINTVRNMFGYTGYFGKKKVTVMGSGMGMPSIGIYSYELFKFYDVEKIIRIGSAGAYSPELKLYDVLLAEKAYSESSYAKTMGVSSRKVLPASKPLNNKILKAAEKLNIPVHLTTIHSSDVFYRLNPDEYKDIYQNHGAEAVEMESFALFANAKALKKKAACLLTVSDSLVTHEATSAQERQEAFTKMMEVALNSI; translated from the coding sequence ATGCCAACACCTCATATTGAGTTAGAAAATAAAGATTTAATCGCAAAAACCGTATTAATGCCTGGAGACCCTTTAAGAGCAAAATTTATCGCAGAAACTTTTTTAACTAAAGTTGTTCAAATCAATACAGTTAGAAATATGTTTGGATATACAGGATACTTTGGTAAAAAGAAAGTCACTGTCATGGGTTCAGGTATGGGTATGCCAAGTATTGGTATATATAGTTACGAATTATTTAAGTTCTATGATGTAGAAAAGATTATTCGTATTGGTTCAGCTGGAGCTTATAGTCCAGAATTAAAACTATATGATGTATTGCTTGCTGAAAAAGCATATTCTGAATCATCTTATGCAAAAACAATGGGAGTATCAAGCCGTAAGGTTTTACCAGCATCTAAGCCTTTAAATAATAAAATTTTGAAGGCTGCTGAAAAGTTAAACATCCCAGTACATCTAACAACTATCCATTCATCTGATGTCTTTTATCGTTTGAACCCAGATGAGTATAAAGATATATATCAAAACCATGGTGCTGAAGCTGTTGAAATGGAATCATTTGCGTTATTTGCGAATGCAAAAGCATTAAAGAAAAAAGCTGCTTGTTTATTAACTGTTTCTGATTCGCTTGTGACACATGAGGCAACATCAGCGCAAGAACGTCAAGAAGCATTTACAAAAATGATGGAAGTTGCACTTAACAGCATCTAA
- a CDS encoding deoxyribose-phosphate aldolase — translation MKLNKMIDHTKLGANISKDQIDQLIDEAKAHDFKSVCVNPIWVKYAKHHLKKTDVLVCTVIGFPHGTHHHLVKAYETLEAINDGADEIDMVINVAALKQKDYHTVLQEIKGVVENADGRCVKVIIETGYLTDEEVVKACELAVEAEATFVKTSTGFGTGGATVHHVELMKKTVGEKAFVKASGGVRTYDDAMKMIEAGATRIGTSNGVSIVNQRSEEKDANTSY, via the coding sequence ATGAAGCTTAATAAAATGATTGATCACACAAAACTAGGTGCAAACATTTCTAAAGATCAAATTGATCAATTGATTGATGAAGCAAAGGCACATGACTTTAAGAGTGTATGCGTTAATCCAATCTGGGTTAAGTATGCAAAACATCATCTTAAAAAAACAGATGTCTTAGTATGTACAGTCATTGGTTTTCCTCATGGCACACACCATCATCTAGTTAAAGCCTATGAAACATTAGAAGCAATTAACGATGGTGCGGATGAGATAGACATGGTTATCAATGTCGCAGCATTAAAACAAAAAGACTATCACACAGTCCTTCAAGAAATCAAAGGTGTTGTAGAAAACGCCGATGGAAGATGTGTAAAAGTTATTATAGAAACAGGCTATTTAACTGACGAAGAAGTAGTAAAAGCGTGTGAACTAGCTGTTGAAGCAGAAGCTACTTTTGTGAAAACATCAACTGGTTTTGGTACTGGTGGTGCAACGGTTCATCATGTCGAACTAATGAAAAAAACTGTAGGAGAAAAAGCTTTTGTTAAGGCAAGCGGTGGTGTTAGAACTTATGATGATGCCATGAAAATGATCGAAGCAGGAGCAACTAGAATTGGTACATCAAATGGCGTAAGCATAGTCAATCAAAGGAGTGAAGAAAAAGATGCCAACACCTCATATTGA
- a CDS encoding 5'/3'-nucleotidase SurE, with translation MNILVVNDDGYQAEGLGILARALAPYGNIYIAAPKTHQSAKSHAITIKSRIETFVTEPLYGSKATLVVDGTPADAVRLGLKVFDVDFDLVVSGINCGQNIAKDIYYSGTVSAAYEAKILGVDAIAISSPFTMPPYLYDETIKLFDEILETKIYEGDGILNINFPKESFQRPIGVKITTQGLRYQHAEFVKSEKPDIFHIKGSIINYQEHPDSDVNAYEEGYVSITPLKLNRTDYAKIKEIMNPSS, from the coding sequence ATGAATATATTAGTTGTAAATGATGATGGATATCAAGCAGAAGGCTTAGGGATTCTAGCCAGAGCATTAGCGCCTTACGGAAATATTTATATTGCTGCACCAAAGACACATCAAAGTGCTAAAAGTCATGCAATAACTATAAAATCACGTATAGAAACATTTGTGACTGAACCACTTTATGGTTCAAAAGCTACACTTGTTGTAGATGGTACACCTGCTGATGCTGTAAGACTAGGTCTTAAGGTTTTTGATGTTGATTTTGATCTTGTTGTATCAGGGATTAACTGTGGACAAAATATCGCTAAAGACATATACTACTCAGGAACAGTTTCAGCAGCTTATGAAGCAAAGATATTAGGTGTTGATGCAATTGCTATCTCATCACCTTTTACCATGCCACCATATTTATACGATGAAACTATAAAACTTTTCGATGAAATATTAGAAACAAAGATTTATGAGGGTGATGGTATATTAAATATAAATTTCCCAAAGGAATCTTTTCAAAGACCGATTGGTGTTAAAATAACAACTCAAGGTTTAAGATATCAACATGCAGAATTTGTCAAATCAGAAAAACCTGATATTTTCCATATCAAGGGGAGTATTATTAATTATCAGGAACATCCAGATAGCGATGTTAACGCTTATGAAGAGGGATATGTTTCTATAACACCACTTAAGCTTAATCGCACGGATTATGCTAAAATTAAGGAGATCATGAATCCTTCATCTTAA
- a CDS encoding isoleucine--tRNA ligase, with the protein MDYKDTLSMPKTDFPMRGNLGVREIEFQKAWEDMDLYKKVLEKNKDNKPFILHDGPPYANGDIHIGHALNKVLKDFVLRYQTMKGNFVPYIPGWDTHGLPIETAVTKKGVNRKEMSLVDYRKVCYEYAMDQVERQKEQFKRLGILGDWDHPYITLTKDFEGRQVKVFAKMVEKGLIYKGLKPVYWSPSSESALAEAEIEYQDKVSISIYVAFPALSDDKDLKDASYMIWTTTPWTIPANLAISVHPDFTYVLFEANGKKYVVTETLLDQVSKELGFNDPKILKRYKGKDLDLKTYKHPIYDRISPIIVGDHVTDTDGTGLVHTAPGHGEDDYRIGKQYGLDIFCPVDDRGYMTKASGPFDGMYYEVANEEVVKKLDELGVLLKFSKFTHSYPHDWRTRKPVIFRATPQWFASIDKIKNELLDEVKKAEWIPTWGELRISNMISNREDWCISRQRAWGVPIPIFYAENDEPILDKAVLDHIADVFSEFGSNAWFDKDPKDLLPKGYTHPGSPNGIFRKETDIMDVWFDSGTSHSVLEDRGLPYPADLYLEGSDQYRGWFNSSLSTGVAAFGQSPYKKVVSHGFVLDGQGKKMSKSLGNAVDPNKIMKVQGADLLRLWVASVDYQADVRISDEMMKQIAEGYRKIRNTIRFVLGNISDFDPKKDYVSYQNRGKLNQVMTDKFRQLSNQMIEAYDNYQFDRVYRGIVSFMTNELSAFYLDYTKDILYIEKTDGLERRSVQSVLYDTLLDMLKLLTPIIPHTTDEAYRFLPGEKLENVYLENMPEIYENIDENLLAAFDTLEQVRNLVLKRLEEAREQKIIGKSLQAEVELKVTKAQKEAMDHLDFKAHQVFIVSKVHIEVSDQLEVSVKKAEGETCDRCWNVVDHKHENGLCDRCDKIVNG; encoded by the coding sequence GCATGGGAGGATATGGATCTTTACAAAAAAGTCTTAGAAAAAAACAAAGACAACAAGCCATTTATTTTGCATGATGGACCTCCATATGCAAATGGTGATATTCATATTGGACACGCTTTAAATAAGGTCTTAAAAGACTTTGTTTTACGTTACCAAACTATGAAAGGTAATTTTGTTCCATATATTCCTGGATGGGATACACATGGGCTCCCTATTGAAACTGCAGTCACTAAAAAAGGTGTAAATCGTAAGGAAATGTCTTTAGTTGATTATAGAAAGGTATGCTATGAGTATGCAATGGATCAAGTTGAAAGACAAAAAGAACAGTTTAAGCGTTTAGGTATTTTAGGTGATTGGGATCATCCATATATCACTTTAACAAAAGATTTTGAAGGTAGACAAGTAAAAGTCTTTGCGAAAATGGTTGAAAAAGGATTGATCTACAAGGGATTAAAACCTGTTTATTGGTCACCATCATCTGAATCTGCGCTTGCAGAAGCAGAAATCGAATATCAAGATAAAGTTTCTATTTCAATCTATGTTGCCTTTCCAGCTTTATCAGATGATAAAGACTTAAAAGATGCAAGCTATATGATATGGACAACAACACCTTGGACGATCCCTGCAAACTTAGCAATCTCTGTTCATCCTGACTTTACATATGTGTTATTTGAAGCAAACGGTAAAAAATATGTAGTTACTGAAACTTTATTAGACCAAGTTTCTAAAGAGTTAGGATTTAATGATCCTAAAATCTTAAAACGCTATAAAGGTAAAGATTTAGACTTAAAAACATATAAGCACCCAATTTATGACCGTATATCACCAATCATTGTAGGTGATCATGTCACAGATACTGATGGTACGGGATTAGTACACACAGCACCTGGTCATGGTGAAGATGACTATAGAATTGGTAAGCAATATGGACTTGATATTTTCTGTCCTGTAGATGATCGTGGATATATGACAAAAGCATCAGGACCATTTGACGGTATGTATTATGAAGTGGCTAATGAAGAAGTTGTTAAAAAACTAGATGAACTTGGAGTTTTATTAAAATTTTCTAAGTTTACCCATTCATATCCGCATGACTGGAGAACAAGAAAGCCAGTCATCTTTAGAGCAACACCGCAATGGTTTGCTTCTATCGATAAAATCAAAAATGAGTTATTAGATGAAGTTAAAAAGGCTGAGTGGATTCCAACTTGGGGTGAACTAAGAATTTCGAATATGATATCAAATAGAGAAGATTGGTGTATCTCAAGACAAAGAGCATGGGGTGTTCCAATTCCAATTTTTTATGCAGAAAATGATGAACCGATTTTAGATAAAGCGGTACTAGATCATATTGCTGATGTTTTTAGTGAATTTGGTTCTAACGCTTGGTTTGATAAAGATCCTAAAGATTTACTCCCTAAAGGATATACACATCCGGGTAGTCCAAATGGTATCTTTAGAAAAGAAACTGACATCATGGATGTTTGGTTTGATTCTGGTACTTCACATTCTGTTTTAGAAGATAGAGGTCTACCTTATCCAGCTGACCTATATTTAGAAGGATCTGATCAATATAGAGGTTGGTTCAACTCATCTTTATCTACAGGGGTTGCAGCTTTTGGACAATCACCATATAAAAAAGTCGTTTCTCATGGCTTTGTATTGGATGGTCAAGGTAAAAAAATGAGTAAATCCTTAGGTAATGCGGTTGATCCTAATAAAATCATGAAAGTACAAGGAGCTGACCTTTTAAGATTATGGGTAGCATCAGTTGATTATCAAGCTGATGTAAGAATCTCTGATGAAATGATGAAGCAAATCGCTGAAGGATATCGTAAGATCAGAAATACCATTCGTTTTGTTTTAGGTAATATCAGTGATTTTGATCCTAAAAAAGATTATGTCTCATATCAAAATCGTGGTAAATTGAATCAAGTCATGACAGATAAGTTTAGACAACTTTCTAATCAGATGATTGAAGCATATGATAACTATCAATTTGATCGTGTCTACCGTGGTATCGTTTCATTTATGACAAATGAACTGAGTGCATTTTATCTAGACTATACAAAAGATATCTTATACATCGAGAAAACTGATGGATTAGAACGAAGAAGTGTTCAATCGGTTCTATATGATACACTTTTAGATATGCTAAAATTATTAACACCAATCATACCACATACAACAGATGAAGCATATCGTTTCTTACCTGGTGAAAAATTAGAAAACGTCTATTTAGAAAATATGCCTGAAATATATGAGAATATCGATGAAAACTTACTTGCTGCTTTTGATACATTAGAACAAGTCAGAAATCTTGTCTTAAAGAGATTAGAAGAAGCAAGAGAACAAAAAATCATCGGAAAATCACTTCAAGCTGAAGTTGAACTGAAAGTTACAAAAGCACAAAAAGAAGCAATGGACCATTTAGATTTTAAAGCGCACCAAGTTTTTATTGTTTCTAAAGTACATATTGAAGTAAGTGATCAGTTAGAAGTTTCTGTTAAAAAGGCAGAAGGTGAAACTTGTGATCGTTGTTGGAATGTCGTTGATCATAAACATGAAAATGGATTATGTGATCGTTGTGATAAAATTGTAAATGGGTGA